Proteins encoded in a region of the Teredinibacter purpureus genome:
- the cysQ gene encoding 3'(2'),5'-bisphosphate nucleotidase CysQ, which produces MTAVIDKVLLHNVIELCSTAAQVILEIYRSPENYDIQTKGDDSPVTRADLASNSILMQGLAQLMPGIPILSEEANIPAFDERKQWSRYWLIDPLDGTKEFIHRNGEFTVNVALIDNHVAVMGVVYVPVPNVVYSSIRGLGAWKSSGQQGNIQPIHCETIAALQQSKANFTVVASRRHGTEAVSNLISKIEYALGPIAISSIGSSLKLCMVAEGKAMFYPRLAPTCEWDTAAAQAIVEAAGGAVMTTDLEPLLYNTKANMLNPNFYVIGDMHFNWHALLLAQ; this is translated from the coding sequence ATGACCGCGGTTATTGACAAGGTATTACTGCATAACGTTATCGAACTCTGTAGCACCGCTGCACAGGTGATTCTTGAGATCTACCGTTCACCCGAGAACTACGATATTCAAACCAAAGGCGACGACTCGCCCGTAACACGTGCTGATCTCGCATCAAACAGCATCTTAATGCAAGGCTTGGCGCAACTAATGCCCGGTATACCAATATTGTCTGAAGAAGCGAATATCCCTGCGTTCGACGAGCGCAAACAATGGTCCCGTTATTGGCTGATCGACCCGTTAGACGGTACTAAAGAATTTATTCATCGTAATGGCGAATTCACTGTTAATGTTGCGCTTATCGATAATCACGTTGCGGTTATGGGAGTGGTCTACGTGCCGGTGCCTAATGTGGTGTATAGCAGTATTCGGGGGCTTGGCGCATGGAAATCAAGCGGCCAGCAAGGCAATATCCAGCCGATACACTGTGAGACCATAGCAGCCTTGCAACAATCCAAAGCCAATTTTACCGTGGTGGCGAGCCGTCGCCATGGTACGGAAGCCGTCAGTAACCTTATATCAAAAATAGAGTATGCCTTGGGGCCTATTGCCATTAGCAGTATTGGTAGCTCCCTAAAGCTGTGTATGGTGGCCGAAGGAAAGGCGATGTTTTATCCACGGTTAGCGCCCACCTGTGAATGGGACACCGCCGCCGCACAAGCGATTGTTGAAGCCGCAGGCGGCGCCGTTATGACTACAGATTTAGAACCCCTCCTGTATAACACCAAAGCCAATATGCTAAACCCCAATTTTTATGTAATAGGGGATATGCACTTTAATTGGCACGCTCTCTTGCTGGCACAGTAA
- the yrfG gene encoding GMP/IMP nucleotidase, giving the protein MIDWSTIDTVLLDMDGTLLDLHFDNYFWLTHLPMRYAEAHNVSETEANRFLMEHIRLYEGSLQWYCLDHWSELVDMDIPALKREIQEKIRIRPYAEDFLIALRQHHKKLVLITNAHPKGLALKLDVTEIDRHLDIVISSHDYQLPKEDIRFWHALQAQEKFDPARTVFIDDTPRVLAMAQEYGIAHLVCINKPDSQKASQRSEKFLDICHFDEIMPPSRFTEFT; this is encoded by the coding sequence ATGATTGACTGGAGCACGATCGATACCGTTTTACTTGATATGGACGGTACACTCTTAGACCTACACTTTGATAATTATTTTTGGCTCACTCATCTACCTATGCGGTATGCAGAAGCCCATAACGTGAGTGAAACCGAGGCGAATCGGTTTTTAATGGAGCATATTCGACTCTACGAGGGTAGCTTACAATGGTATTGCTTAGACCACTGGTCTGAATTGGTCGACATGGATATTCCGGCACTAAAACGCGAAATCCAAGAAAAAATTAGAATTCGCCCCTATGCGGAAGATTTCCTTATTGCCTTGCGACAGCACCATAAGAAACTTGTATTGATTACTAATGCGCACCCCAAAGGATTGGCCTTAAAGCTGGACGTCACAGAAATAGATCGACACCTTGATATTGTTATTTCGTCGCACGATTACCAGTTACCAAAAGAAGATATTCGCTTTTGGCACGCCTTACAAGCGCAGGAAAAATTCGACCCTGCTCGTACAGTTTTCATTGACGATACACCTAGAGTACTCGCTATGGCTCAAGAATACGGAATTGCACACTTAGTGTGTATCAATAAACCCGACAGCCAAAAGGCGTCGCAAAGGTCCGAGAAGTTTCTCGACATTTGTCATTTTGATGAAATAATGCCGCCTTCTCGGTTCACTGAGTTCACTTAA
- the nudE gene encoding ADP compounds hydrolase NudE, with protein sequence MPVKPEILNCEDVARSRLFRVQQVELRFSNGEERTYERLASSGSAAVIIVPMLDEDRVLLIREYGVGVEDYELGLPKGRVERGEEAIAAANRELMEEVGYGSKKLRLLKCFSQSPSYMQHHTQVVLAEDLYPETAEGDEPEPLEVETFRLSELDTLVARQDLTEARSIAALYMVKALFAKRSAGE encoded by the coding sequence ATGCCGGTAAAACCCGAAATACTCAATTGTGAAGACGTTGCTCGCAGCCGCTTGTTTCGCGTACAGCAGGTCGAACTACGCTTTAGTAATGGAGAAGAGCGTACCTACGAACGTCTTGCGTCTAGCGGTAGCGCGGCGGTGATTATAGTCCCAATGCTGGATGAAGATAGAGTTTTGCTCATTAGAGAGTACGGTGTTGGCGTCGAAGATTACGAACTCGGTTTGCCCAAGGGACGTGTGGAGCGCGGTGAGGAGGCTATAGCGGCGGCCAATAGAGAGTTAATGGAAGAAGTAGGCTACGGTTCAAAAAAGCTGCGTTTACTCAAATGTTTTAGCCAGTCGCCAAGTTATATGCAACATCATACTCAAGTGGTGCTCGCCGAAGACCTATACCCTGAAACGGCTGAAGGAGATGAGCCGGAGCCGTTGGAGGTGGAAACGTTTCGGTTGTCTGAACTAGATACGCTGGTTGCGAGACAAGATTTAACCGAAGCGCGGTCCATTGCGGCCCTATACATGGTTAAAGCGTTGTTTGCGAAAAGATCGGCTGGCGAATGA
- a CDS encoding RNA-binding S4 domain-containing protein yields MEKVRIDKWLWAARFFKTRSLAKQAIEGGKVHLNGARVKPSKEVELAMQLTIRHGWDEKVVDVIALSDQRRGAPEAARLYTETAASITARTVNAEQRKASGSLRSDTKPTTKQRRQIHRFKRINTEDTP; encoded by the coding sequence ATGGAAAAAGTTCGTATCGACAAATGGCTATGGGCCGCTCGCTTTTTTAAAACGCGTAGCCTCGCTAAACAAGCTATAGAGGGTGGTAAGGTACATCTTAATGGTGCGCGCGTAAAACCAAGCAAAGAAGTTGAATTGGCAATGCAGCTCACTATTCGGCATGGCTGGGATGAAAAGGTCGTCGATGTTATAGCGCTTTCTGACCAACGGCGAGGCGCACCCGAAGCCGCACGTCTCTATACCGAGACTGCGGCTAGCATTACCGCAAGAACCGTTAACGCAGAGCAACGAAAAGCATCTGGCAGCCTGCGCAGCGATACAAAGCCCACCACAAAACAACGCCGGCAAATTCACCGGTTTAAACGTATTAATACCGAAGACACACCATGA